A portion of the Leptospira kobayashii genome contains these proteins:
- a CDS encoding TIGR04454 family lipoprotein, protein MKKLLVLALFLGLSLTNCKSKVYSQEECDAALTSAFVAIEEEAKKNPQAAPLLAGLQQGKIKMVEQCMEGKFDPNCLKSSPGLAGIMGCVKK, encoded by the coding sequence ATGAAAAAATTACTTGTTCTTGCTCTCTTTTTGGGCCTTTCGCTCACAAATTGTAAATCGAAAGTTTACTCTCAAGAAGAATGCGATGCGGCTCTTACTTCTGCTTTCGTAGCGATTGAAGAAGAAGCAAAAAAGAACCCGCAAGCAGCACCGTTACTTGCAGGATTACAACAAGGCAAGATTAAAATGGTTGAGCAGTGTATGGAAGGAAAATTCGATCCAAACTGTTTGAAAAGTTCCCCTGGTCTTGCAGGCATTATGGGTTGTGTGAAAAAATAA